The following are from one region of the Capsicum annuum cultivar UCD-10X-F1 chromosome 1, UCD10Xv1.1, whole genome shotgun sequence genome:
- the LOC107852181 gene encoding subtilisin-like protease SBT3, which yields MESRMLWLYSPYLLLYSWALSAHVFLAVAQRSTYIVHLDKSLMPIVFADHHHWHSSTIDSIKASVPSSVDRFHSAPKLVYSYDNVFHGFSVVLSNDELAALKKSPGFISAYKDRTVEPHTTYTSDFLKLNPSSGLWAASGLGQDVIIGVLDGGIWPESASFQDDGMPEIPKRWKGICRPGTQFNTSMCNRKLIGANYFNKGILANDPTVNISMNSARDTNGHGSHCASIAAGNFAKGVSHFGYAAGTARGVAPRARLAMYKFSFAEGTFTSDLIAAMDQAVADGVDMISISFGYRFIPLYEDTISIASFGAMMKGVLVSASAGNRGPGWGTLGNGSPWILCVAAGYTDRTFAGTLTLGNRLKIKGWSLFPASAFVRDSPVIYNKTIAACDSDELLSQVPDRERTIVICDYNPDTNGFGFSSQISSVIRARFKAGIFISEDPVVFRDRGDAAPFTHPGVVINQKEGKQVINYVKSSVSPTATIMFQETYVHGERPSPVLSGFSSRGPSKSYAGIAKPDIMAPGVLILAAVPPDLPAVIIEPEIQLTTDYELKSGTSMAAPHAAGVAAMLKGAHPEWSPSAIRSAMMTTANYLDSTQKPIREDDNFLATPLGIGSGHIDPNRALDPGLVYDATPQDYINLLCSLNFTEEQFKTFARSSANYRNCSNPSADLNYPSFIAFYSFNEEGNYTWLEQKFRRTLTNVGKGGTTYIVKIENPRNSTVSVSPQTLVFKEKNEKQSYNLTIRYRGDDSGGHDGSITWVEKNGNHSVRSPIVTTTTVEVWGADD from the coding sequence ATGGAGTCTAGAATGCTGTGGCTTTATTCTCCATATTTACTCTTGTATTCATGGGCTCTTTCTGCTCATGTCTTTTTAGCTGTAGCACAAAGATCCACTTACATTGTCCATTTGGACAAATCCTTAATGCCTATTGTCTTTGCTGATCACCATCATTGGCATTCTTCTACCATTGATTCCATCAAAGCTTCTGTTCCTTCATCTGTGGACAGATTCCACTCTGCTCCTAAACTTGTTTACTCTTATGACAATGTGTTTCATGGTTTCAGTGTTGTTTTGTCCAATGATGAACTGGCAGCATTGAAGAAGTCACCAGGTTTCATTTCAGCTTACAAAGATCGGACTGTAGAACCTCACACTACCTACACATCTGATTTCCTTAAACTCAATCCTTCATCTGGTCTATGGGCAGCTTCTGGTTTAGGCCAAGATGTAATTATTGGAGTCCTTGACGGTGGCATCTGGCCCGAATCCGCAAGTTTTCAAGATGATGGTATGCCTGAAATACCCAAAAGGTGGAAAGGAATTTGCAGGCCCGGCACTCAGTTTAATACTTCAATGTGCAACAGAAAACTCATTGGGGCCAATTACTTCAATAAGGGAATTTTGGCTAATGATCCCACTGTGAACATTTCCATGAATTCTGCCAGGGATACTAATGGTCACGGCTCACATTGTGCTTCCATTGCTGCTGGGAACTTTGCGAAAGGTGTTTCCCATTTTGGATATGCAGCAGGAACAGCAAGAGGAGTTGCTCCACGAGCTAGGCTAGCTATGTACAAGTTTAGCTTTGCTGAAGGAACCTTCACTTCAGATTTGATTGCTGCTATGGACCAAGCTGTTGCAGATGGTGTTGACATGATATCCATCTCTTTTGGGTACCGTTTCATTCCCTTGTATGAAGATACTATATCAATTGCTTCTTTTGGAGCTATGATGAAAGGAGTGCTAGTTTCAGCTTCTGCTGGAAATCGAGGTCCAGGTTGGGGAACTTTAGGCAATGGATCTCCATGGATCTTGTGCGTGGCAGCAGGCTACACCGACCGGACATTTGCCGGAACTTTGACTCTGGGCAATAGGCTAAAAATTAAGGGATGGAGCTTGTTTCCTGCAAGTGCCTTTGTCAGGGATTCACCGGTTATTTACAACAAGACTATAGCTGCTTGCGATTCAGATGAATTGTTATCGCAAGTTCCTGATCGGGAACGGACCATCGTTATCTGTGATTATAATCCAGATACCAATGGTTTTGGTTTCTCTAGTCAAATTTCTTCCGTCATTCGAGCAAGATTTAAAGCAGGCATCTTTATTTCAGAGGATCCAGTAGTGTTCAGGGATAGAGGGGATGCTGCCCCTTTTACCCACCCGGGAGTTGTGATTAATCAAAAGGAAGggaaacaagtcatcaattacgTTAAAAGCAGTGTTTCTCCCACGGCGACTATCATGTTCCAAGAAACATATGTGCATGGAGAAAGGCCAAGCCCAGTTCTTTCTGGATTCTCATCACGAGGGCCGTCCAAGAGCTATGCTGGAATTGCAAAGCCAGATATTATGGCTCCGGGGGTACTTATTCTTGCAGCAGTTCCACCTGATCTCCCTGCGGTAATAATTGAGCCAGAAATACAATTAACCACTGATTACGAGCTTAAATCAGGCACATCCATGGCTGCTCCTCATGCAGCTGGAGTTGCTGCAATGCTAAAAGGTGCACATCCTGAATGGAGTCCTTCAGCTATTCGCTCTGCCATGATGACTACTGCAAACTATTTGGATAGTACTCAAAAGCCAATTAGAGAGGACGATAACTTTTTAGCCACGCCCCTAGGCATCGGATCAGGGCACATTGATCCAAACAGGGCACTTGATCCCGGCCTAGTGTATGATGCTACTCCCCAAGATTACATTAATCTTCTATGCTCTTTGAATTTCACAGAAGAGCAGTTCAAAACATTTGCAAGATCATCAGCAAATTACCGAAACTGCTCAAATCCATCAGCTGATCTCAATTACCCATCATTCATTGCCTTTTATTCATTCAACGAGGAGGGAAACTACACCTGGTTGGAGCAGAAATTCAGGAGGACCCTTACAAATGTTGGTAAAGGTGGAACAACTTATATAGTTAAAATAGAGAATCCCAGGAATTCCACAGTTTCAGTGTCACCACAAACATTGGTGTTCAAGGAGAAAAATGAGAAGCAAAGCTATAATTTGACAATTCGCTATAGAGGTGACGACAGTGGGGGTCATGATGGGTCCATCACATGGGTTGAAAAGAATGGAAACCATTCAGTAAGAAGTCCAATAGTGACAACTACCACAGTTGAGGTCTGGGGAGCAGATGATTAG